GCCAACATTTTCAAAGTGCTGATGTACCAGAAATTCTGCAACGGACGATTCGCGGAACTGAGAAAAAGCCGTTACCTTTTAACCTTTGTGTAACGAATCTGATTTTACATGGTATTGATGTACCGTCAGCAGAACATGATAATACTTTGGCACGACCATTGCGCGATTATAGTCCTCACGAACGGGTGGATGTTATTATCACTAATCCGCCTTTTGGTGGGATGGAAGAAGATGGAATTGAGGACAATTTTCCCGCTACTTTCCGCACGCGAGAAACGGCAGATTTATTTCTGGTGCTGATTGCTCATTTACTCAAAGAAGGCGGTAGAGGTGCAATAGTTCTGCCAGATGGTACGCTGTTTGGGGAAGGTGTGAAGACGCGGATTAAAGAAAAACTGCTGCAAGATTGCAATCTCCATACAATTGTTCGCTTACCCAATGGCATATTTAGTCCCTACACAGGTATTAAAACTAATCTGCTATTTTTCAGCAAAGGGGAACCAACAGAAACGATTTGGTATTATGAACACCCTTACCCAGCAGGTTATAAATCATACTCGAAAACTAAGCCGATTCGCTTTGAGGAGTTTGCACCGGAGCAAGAATGGTGGGATAACCGCGAGGAAAATGAATTTGCTTGGCAAGTTTCAATTGCAGATTTAAAGGCGAATAGTTACAACCTAGATATTAAAAATCCTCATAAAGTTGATGTAGAACACGCTGATTTAGATGAGATGTTAGCAGAGCATCAGAAACTCATGGCAGAGTTGGGTGATGTGCGGAGTAAGTTGAAATTTGAGTTGATGGAAGCGTTGAAAAGAGATGAAGCTTGAAAGTTTTTTTGAAAATTTTGAATTGTTGACTGATGCGCCAAATACAGGTGAAAAGTTACGAGAAATAATTTTGCAACTTGCCCCTCAAGGTAAGCTTGTACCTCAAAATCCCAATCATGAACCTGCATCAATATTGCTTCAAAGAATCGACGTTGAAAGAAAAAAGTTAATTAATGAAGGAAAGTTGAAAGAGATTAAACTGCCTATCATTACACAAAGTGATAGCCCATATCTATTACCTTCAGGTTGGGAATGGGTAAGACTGGGAAATGTAGTTACTTTTATAGGAGGTAGCCAACCACCAAAAAACAAATTTGTTTTTGAAGAGAGAGAAGGATATACAAGATTAATTCAAATTAGAGATTATAAGACTGATAATTTTAAGACTTATGTTCCTAATGAGTTTGTTAATCGTCCTTGTAATCAAGAAGATGTGATGATAGGTAGATATGGCCCACCAGTTTTTCAAATTCTAAGAGGTTTAACAGGAACATACAATGTTGCTTTAATGAAGGCTGAACCAATAGAATCATCAGTAACTAGAGATTATCTATTCTATCTTCTGCAAGAACCAAGAATACAGAAAGTAGTAGTTTATGAGTCTGAAAGGACAGCTGGTCAAACAGGCGTTAGGAAAGAATTATTAAATTCATTTATTGTGGGATTACCACCCCTTATTGAGCAAAGTCTTATTGTTGCTAAGGTTAAACAACTCACTGTTTTATGTGAGGAAATCGAAAAACGGCAGCAACAAAGGCAGAAGAGCATTGTGAGGATGAATGAGAGTGTGATCGCTCAACTCCTCTCCTCCAAAAATCCCGATGAATTCCGCCAACACTGGCAACGCATTTGCAATAATTTTGACTTACTTTACAGCATTCCTGAAACAATTCCTAAACTGCGTCAGGCGATTTTGCAATTAGCCGTGCAGGGTAAACTTGTGCGTCAAAATATCAGTGATGGATGGGGTTTAGTTCTTTTACAAGAAATCGCTATATATAAAGAAACACTAATAAAAGAAGGCAAAATTAAGAGAGCCTTATTATCTCCAATCGCCAAAAATGATATTGATTTTAATATTCCAGATAATTGGATATGGACAAGATTCGGTGAGGTTATTCTAGATATTGAAGCAGGAGCAAGTCCTCTATGTGATATGCGTCCCAAGATTGATGAGGAATGGGGAGTTATTAAAATAAGTGCCGTTTCATGGGACAAATATAATCCTAATGAAAATAAAGCTCTGCCTATTGGAGTAGAGCCTAAAAAGGAATATGAAATCAAAGCTGGTGATTTCTTAATGTCTAGGGCAAATACTAACTTGCTAGTTGGTAAAAGTGTAATTGTTGAGGATACACCACCTCGATTATTGATTAACGATAAAACACTTAGAGTATCTTTCCCAAATTTAGTAGATAAAAGATTCTTTAATCTCTACAACAACAGTTTAATAGCAAGAAAATATTACGCTGGGCAAGGCACAGGAACTAGTAATTCAATGAAGAATATTACAAGAGAGCAAATTCGTAATCTACCTGTTCCCCTTCCACCACTTGCAGAACAAAAACGGATTGTAGAGAAGTGCGATCGCCTGATGTCTCTCTGCGATACCCTAGAAGCCAAATTGAAACAAGGGCGAGACAGTAGCGAGAAACTGATGGAAGTAGGAGCAAAGCAAGTTTTAACAGCTTAATAGTGAGTTTTAGAAAAATTTGGAGTATATTTGTACTCTTAAGTAAAAATACGAGATTGAGTATCATCCAGTGTCCTTCATTGCTGAAACTCCAAAGATAATCACGCTCAAAGTCCCAACCTTCAACGATGACAAAGAAGACTTCATTCGGATGTTTGGACTTTGGCAGCAAATCAGAGGAACCGATACACCAAAAATTCTCTTCGATTTTTCGGGCTGTTGCTTTCTTCGCCAAAATGCTGTGGCGTTTTTGGGTGGTTTAGCTCGCCTTATTCAAGCCCGTGGGTGTCAAGCTATCTTTGCTTGGGAAACCCTTCAAGACGGTATTAGAAGCAACCTTGCACAAAACGGTTTTCTCTATGCCTTTGGAGAAAATCAGCAAGGTTGGCAAGGTAATTCTATACCCTACAGGGAAGACCCTGACTATAATATCGACATTATAATGAGTTACCTTGAATCAAAATGGCTTGGACGTGATTGGATAGAAGTGAATCAGACTATCAAAGACAAAATTATTTGTACTGTTATGGAAATCTATAGCAATGCTTTTGAGCATGGGCTATCGGATATTGGTGTATTCAGCTGTGGACAGCGTTATCCAAACCTGAATACACTAAAGCTGACTGTGATTGACTTTGGTATTGGGATTCCAGCTAACGTGCGCCAATTCCTTCAAAATAACAGTATGTTAGCGAAAGATGCTTTAGAGTGGGCATTTCAACCAGGTAAGACAACCCGATCCAGTAGAATATGCGGAGGTACTGGACTGGATTTACTAAAAAAATTTGTAAAGAGTAAACAGGGTAAAATAGAGGTCTACAGCCATGATGCTTATGGTTTGATTGACGAAAATCAGGAAATTTACCAGAGCGCACCAACTTTCTTTGAGGGAACTTTAATAAATATCACCATTAAATGCGATGTAAATCACCATAACTTTACAGAAAATGAAGTATTATTCTAGTACAAAGGTTCTAATAGGGGTTTTAGAGCCATGAAATACAAAATCTATGAACTGATTGGCGAAAACTGCATGAGCCAGCAGGCTGGGCAAAAAATCTATGATTTAATTCATCCTCAACTTCAAGCAGGAAAGCCAGTAGAGCTAGACTTTGCTGGCGTAAGAAGATTTTTGACTGTGTTTTTCAATTTTGCTATTGGTCAGTTATTGCGTGATATCAAAGCTGAAGACCTGGATCGGCTTCTAGTTTTGTCTAACCTCAGTCCTCTTGGTCAACAGACTTATGATGATGTGATTGAGGATGCAAAGCGTTATTACTCAGATGAGCAGTATCATAAAGCCGTAGATGAAATGGTTCTTGAACAATCTGCCTGTTAGTCATGACAGTTAACTACACCATAAAAGCAGATGTCATTGACATCGCCACTGATTCCCCCCAAAAAGGGGATATTTTTTTAGTTGATACAAATGTCTGGTACTGGCTAACATATCCTCCAGCAAGTTTGTCTCTGACTGCGTATCAGAGCAACTATTCAAACTACATCACAGACACTTTTACAGCAGGTGCCACTCTCTGCTGTTCTGGCTTATCGCTGGCCGAACTAGCTCATATTATTGAAAGAGAAGAAAAAAGGCTATCATCTTATCGTTCCAGCAGTATTAACAATAAAGAATACCGCCACAACTACCCTTCAGAACGAACTAAGGTTGTTTCTAGAGTAAAAGCTGCATGGAATCGAGTCAAGAACATCTATGCTCTTCAAATTAGTGTCGAACTCGATGAAAACACTGTAAATAATGCTTTAACTCAGTTCAGTACTCAGTGTTTGGATGGCTATGACCTGTTCATTCTGGAATCTATGAAACAGGAGTCAGTAAACAAAATTATTACTGATGATGGCGATTATGTGACAGTGCCAGGAATTCAGGTATTTACAGCTAATCCAGGAGCGATCGCCGCAGCTACAAATCAAGGCAAACTTATAACTAGGTAAGCATTGCCCTAACAAACTGCCAGAATTCATACAGCAGTTACTCGCATCTTCAAAACCCATCAAAATGCGATCACTTCGTTAACAAATTACGATTTTGGTGGAATTTTCCCGTCATTCTGAGCTTGTTTAATCGCTCGTTTCACAATTAACACCGCCATTTGAGACAAAGAACGCTCCTCTGCATCAGCCAAAAATTGCAGGGCTTCTTTGTCTTCTTCTTCCATATAAAGAGTTACAGTTACTTTTCCCATTTCATCATCATAAGCGATTTAGTGTGTTTTTAGTTTAAACACACTAAAACACACTGTTTAACATAAAAACACTTTATTTTAGCGTATAATTACTGATAAGTCAAAAGCCAGCCATCAACTTTCTCAGGGCGGATGCTGGCTTTTGGCCCCCATATCACAGGAGACATTTTCCATGTTAAAGCCTGTTAGCTACAAAACAGATCAACACAGAGCTTATCAACAAGCTTTAGATGATTTCGGCATCACAGAATTACTGGCAAAACTCAACAACTACTCTGATGCTGACTTTGATAGTGCCTGGATACAACTTCAGCAGCAAGAAATAGAAAGTCTAGCTGCGATTCTGATTTCTCAATTAACTTACAGCCTCAATGGTAAGTTGATTGCTGCTTATCTCAATCTCATCCGGCACACTAACCAAGATATAGCCCCAAGCTTGATTAACCTCAAATGTCCAGACTCATCTATTGAGCTTCCTGTCAACTTTCCAGATGTAGCAAAGACACCCAGATTTTTATATGGCGAT
This Nostoc sp. C052 DNA region includes the following protein-coding sequences:
- a CDS encoding class I SAM-dependent DNA methyltransferase; amino-acid sequence: MSISTTIKTIQDIMRKDAGVDGDAQRINQLVWMIFLKVFDAREEEYELLEDNYKSPIPEGLRWRNWAADSEGITGDGLLDFVDNALFKTLKELRTTAIDARGQMIGKVFEDAYNYMKNGTLIRQVINKLNEVDFNKKDQKKQFSEIYEKILKDLQSAGNAGEYYTPRAVTKFIVDRIKPQLGEIVFDPACGTGGFLTAAIDYIRQHFQSADVPEILQRTIRGTEKKPLPFNLCVTNLILHGIDVPSAEHDNTLARPLRDYSPHERVDVIITNPPFGGMEEDGIEDNFPATFRTRETADLFLVLIAHLLKEGGRGAIVLPDGTLFGEGVKTRIKEKLLQDCNLHTIVRLPNGIFSPYTGIKTNLLFFSKGEPTETIWYYEHPYPAGYKSYSKTKPIRFEEFAPEQEWWDNREENEFAWQVSIADLKANSYNLDIKNPHKVDVEHADLDEMLAEHQKLMAELGDVRSKLKFELMEALKRDEA
- a CDS encoding restriction endonuclease subunit S, which codes for MKLESFFENFELLTDAPNTGEKLREIILQLAPQGKLVPQNPNHEPASILLQRIDVERKKLINEGKLKEIKLPIITQSDSPYLLPSGWEWVRLGNVVTFIGGSQPPKNKFVFEEREGYTRLIQIRDYKTDNFKTYVPNEFVNRPCNQEDVMIGRYGPPVFQILRGLTGTYNVALMKAEPIESSVTRDYLFYLLQEPRIQKVVVYESERTAGQTGVRKELLNSFIVGLPPLIEQSLIVAKVKQLTVLCEEIEKRQQQRQKSIVRMNESVIAQLLSSKNPDEFRQHWQRICNNFDLLYSIPETIPKLRQAILQLAVQGKLVRQNISDGWGLVLLQEIAIYKETLIKEGKIKRALLSPIAKNDIDFNIPDNWIWTRFGEVILDIEAGASPLCDMRPKIDEEWGVIKISAVSWDKYNPNENKALPIGVEPKKEYEIKAGDFLMSRANTNLLVGKSVIVEDTPPRLLINDKTLRVSFPNLVDKRFFNLYNNSLIARKYYAGQGTGTSNSMKNITREQIRNLPVPLPPLAEQKRIVEKCDRLMSLCDTLEAKLKQGRDSSEKLMEVGAKQVLTA
- a CDS encoding STAS-like domain-containing protein translates to MKYKIYELIGENCMSQQAGQKIYDLIHPQLQAGKPVELDFAGVRRFLTVFFNFAIGQLLRDIKAEDLDRLLVLSNLSPLGQQTYDDVIEDAKRYYSDEQYHKAVDEMVLEQSAC
- a CDS encoding PIN domain-containing protein, whose translation is MTVNYTIKADVIDIATDSPQKGDIFLVDTNVWYWLTYPPASLSLTAYQSNYSNYITDTFTAGATLCCSGLSLAELAHIIEREEKRLSSYRSSSINNKEYRHNYPSERTKVVSRVKAAWNRVKNIYALQISVELDENTVNNALTQFSTQCLDGYDLFILESMKQESVNKIITDDGDYVTVPGIQVFTANPGAIAAATNQGKLITR